One genomic region from Methanobrevibacter woesei encodes:
- a CDS encoding MATE family efflux transporter yields MESNANLDSITGDPKKAINKLAYPLMASMLLIMLNNIIDGAWVAGLGPEPLAAIGFITPLFMILVGVGNGVGAGANSLISRYIGAKDRKGANNAAIHSIFVAILVAVVLTLILTVFLRDLLIIMGASSVIDYAMEYGIILFMFTFAILLPPSFGGIFRAEGDIKRATIPMATTAIINIIIDPIFIYTLGMGIGGAAIATVIASLIGLFLMIYWMFIKKDTYFEFKLEYYKRKLQMYKDILIVSIPASLEEFIMALVAIIMNLYIEIIAGTTMVAVFTAGWRIISIGILPAIAVGTAAITVAGIAYGAKNIENLRIGARYSVKLGLILSIIVSVIIFVFADQISLMFAYSANSSTLAPMIAEFLRIMVLYILPVPVGATAAFVFQGMGKGPTSLVITLIRELILCVLFAYLLGFVLNLGVLGIYIGLIVGSAIGSIIGYVYLEFYIKKTFKYRIKAN; encoded by the coding sequence ATGGAAAGTAATGCTAATCTTGATTCCATTACTGGAGATCCTAAAAAAGCAATAAATAAGTTGGCTTACCCATTAATGGCTAGTATGCTACTTATTATGTTGAACAATATCATTGATGGTGCATGGGTAGCCGGACTTGGACCAGAACCATTAGCTGCTATCGGATTTATCACACCACTTTTTATGATTCTTGTTGGAGTAGGAAATGGTGTTGGAGCTGGAGCTAACTCTTTAATATCAAGATATATTGGTGCAAAAGATAGAAAAGGTGCCAATAATGCAGCAATTCATTCAATATTTGTTGCAATTCTTGTTGCTGTAGTATTAACCTTAATTTTAACTGTTTTCCTAAGAGATTTACTTATTATTATGGGAGCAAGCAGTGTTATTGACTATGCAATGGAATATGGAATTATACTATTTATGTTTACATTTGCAATCTTATTACCGCCTAGTTTTGGAGGAATATTCCGTGCAGAAGGAGATATTAAAAGAGCAACCATCCCTATGGCTACAACAGCTATTATTAACATAATAATAGACCCAATATTTATTTACACATTAGGTATGGGAATTGGAGGGGCTGCAATAGCTACTGTGATTGCTTCACTTATAGGACTATTTTTAATGATTTATTGGATGTTTATTAAAAAAGACACCTATTTTGAGTTTAAATTAGAATATTATAAAAGAAAACTCCAGATGTATAAAGATATTCTTATTGTAAGTATTCCAGCAAGTTTAGAAGAATTTATTATGGCTTTAGTAGCTATTATAATGAATTTATACATTGAAATAATAGCTGGAACAACAATGGTTGCTGTATTTACCGCAGGGTGGAGAATAATTTCAATAGGTATCTTACCAGCTATTGCAGTTGGAACTGCTGCTATTACAGTAGCAGGAATAGCTTATGGTGCAAAAAACATCGAAAACTTAAGAATTGGAGCAAGGTATTCAGTGAAATTAGGTCTTATACTTTCAATTATTGTTTCTGTTATAATATTCGTATTTGCAGACCAAATCTCCTTAATGTTTGCTTATTCAGCAAATAGTAGTACATTGGCTCCAATGATTGCAGAGTTCTTAAGAATTATGGTTTTATACATATTACCAGTTCCAGTTGGTGCAACTGCAGCATTTGTATTCCAAGGTATGGGAAAAGGACCTACATCCCTTGTCATTACATTAATTAGGGAATTGATTTTATGCGTATTATTCGCATATTTACTTGGTTTTGTATTAAATCTTGGAGTATTAGGCATTTACATAGGGTTAATAGTTGGTTCTGCTATTGGATCAATTATTGGATATGTTTATCTTGAGTTTTACATTAAAAAGACATTTAAATATAGGATTAAAGCTAATTAA
- the argF gene encoding ornithine carbamoyltransferase has product MSDLLSVCDIKNDVENILEIAKKFKEGKIEGKPLEGKALAMIFQKSSTRTRVSFDVGMYQLGGRPIFLSSSDLQMGRGEPISDTAKVLSRFVDGIMIRAIEHDDVVELAEYSDVPVISGLTNLEHPCQALADMLTIKEHLGEFKGKKLCFVGDGNNVCNSLLLITAILGMDMSVACPEGYEPNEEILKKAEKLANENNAKITITSDIKEAVSNSDTIYTDVWVSMGDEAEEAKRQKDLSPYQVNKELMSYANPDAIFMHCLPAIRGEEVTSEVIDGPQSVIYDEAENRLHAQKAVLYHFLG; this is encoded by the coding sequence ATGAGTGATTTATTATCTGTTTGTGATATAAAAAATGATGTTGAAAACATCTTGGAAATAGCTAAAAAATTTAAAGAAGGCAAAATAGAAGGAAAACCTTTAGAAGGCAAAGCTTTAGCAATGATATTTCAAAAATCCTCTACAAGAACCAGAGTTTCCTTTGATGTTGGAATGTATCAATTAGGTGGAAGACCTATCTTTTTATCCTCATCAGACTTACAAATGGGCAGAGGAGAACCAATATCTGACACAGCAAAAGTTTTAAGTCGTTTCGTTGATGGAATAATGATTCGTGCTATTGAACATGACGATGTAGTTGAACTTGCTGAATACTCAGATGTTCCTGTAATTAGTGGATTAACTAATTTAGAACACCCTTGTCAGGCATTAGCTGATATGTTAACCATTAAAGAACATTTAGGTGAATTTAAAGGTAAAAAACTTTGTTTTGTAGGCGATGGAAATAATGTATGCAATTCATTACTTTTAATTACTGCAATTCTTGGAATGGATATGTCTGTAGCTTGTCCTGAAGGATATGAGCCTAATGAAGAGATTCTCAAAAAAGCTGAAAAATTAGCTAATGAAAATAATGCAAAAATTACAATCACATCAGATATTAAAGAAGCTGTAAGCAATAGTGATACAATTTACACTGATGTATGGGTCAGTATGGGTGATGAAGCTGAAGAAGCAAAAAGACAGAAAGATTTAAGCCCATATCAAGTCAATAAGGAATTGATGTCTTATGCAAATCCAGATGCTATTTTTATGCACTGTCTTCCAGCTATTCGTGGAGAAGAAGTGACAAGTGAAGTTATTGACGGACCTCAATCAGTAATCTATGACGAAGCAGAAAATAGATTACATGCACAAAAAGCAGTTTTATATCACTTCCTTGGATAA
- the purD gene encoding phosphoribosylamine--glycine ligase, with amino-acid sequence MKVLVVGTGAREHAIADALKDDVELYSYMSKKNPGISKIAEFSQGDEGEVEKVAEYAKEQDIDIAFIGPEAPLGKGIVDELEKNGIKCVGPTQSAARIETDKSFMRKLFEDYNIEGSLVYKVFDNTEDVNAFLDDFERDVVVKPVGLTGGKGVKIVGDHLKDNEEAKEYSKEVIDNTMGGFAQVIIEERLIGEEFTIQAFCDGTHLAPMPAAQDHPHAFEGDKGAITGGMGSYSDKGGLLPFLSQEDYDKAVKIMEETLKAIAEEAEPYKGILYGQFMLTADGPRLIEYNARFGDPEAMNVLPLLKTPLSEVCQAIVDETLDTVEFEDKASVCKYIVPDGYPETQYAGEIIDVDEEAIEELGAKVFYAAVSEEDDGIHLSGSRALGIVASGDTIEEAEKIAEKACEFVKGNVYHRKDVGTSELVEKRVKHMEEILEN; translated from the coding sequence ATGAAGGTTTTAGTTGTTGGAACTGGTGCACGTGAACATGCAATCGCTGATGCATTAAAAGATGATGTTGAGCTTTATTCATATATGAGTAAAAAAAATCCAGGTATTTCAAAAATAGCTGAATTTTCACAAGGCGATGAAGGAGAAGTAGAAAAAGTAGCTGAATATGCAAAAGAACAAGACATTGACATTGCATTTATCGGTCCTGAAGCACCTCTTGGAAAAGGAATTGTAGATGAACTTGAAAAAAATGGAATTAAATGTGTAGGACCAACCCAAAGTGCTGCTAGAATTGAAACTGACAAATCATTTATGAGAAAACTCTTTGAAGATTATAACATTGAAGGATCTCTTGTATACAAAGTATTTGACAATACTGAAGATGTAAATGCTTTCTTAGATGACTTCGAAAGAGATGTTGTTGTAAAACCTGTTGGATTAACTGGAGGAAAAGGAGTTAAAATCGTAGGTGACCATTTAAAAGATAATGAAGAAGCAAAAGAATACTCAAAAGAAGTAATTGACAATACAATGGGAGGATTTGCTCAAGTAATTATCGAAGAAAGATTAATTGGAGAAGAATTCACAATCCAAGCTTTCTGTGATGGAACACATTTAGCACCAATGCCTGCAGCTCAAGACCACCCTCATGCTTTTGAAGGAGATAAAGGAGCTATTACTGGAGGAATGGGATCATACTCTGATAAAGGAGGATTATTACCTTTCTTATCACAAGAAGATTATGACAAAGCAGTTAAAATAATGGAAGAAACTTTAAAAGCAATAGCTGAAGAAGCAGAACCTTATAAAGGAATTCTCTATGGTCAATTCATGTTAACAGCTGATGGACCTCGTTTAATCGAGTATAATGCAAGATTTGGAGATCCAGAAGCAATGAATGTATTACCTCTTCTTAAAACTCCATTATCTGAAGTATGTCAAGCAATTGTAGATGAAACCTTAGATACAGTTGAATTTGAAGATAAAGCAAGTGTATGTAAATACATTGTACCAGACGGATATCCAGAAACCCAATATGCTGGTGAAATCATCGATGTTGATGAAGAAGCTATTGAAGAGTTAGGTGCAAAAGTATTTTATGCTGCAGTAAGTGAAGAAGATGATGGTATCCATTTATCAGGTTCTAGGGCTTTAGGAATTGTAGCTAGCGGAGATACAATTGAAGAAGCTGAAAAAATAGCTGAAAAGGCATGCGAATTTGTAAAAGGAAATGTTTACCACAGAAAAGATGTTGGAACTTCTGAACTTGTTGAAAAAAGAGTAAAGCATATGGAAGAAATTTTAGAAAACTAA
- a CDS encoding putative zinc-binding protein yields MVEEKISLAACNGMSATGLISRVAVADLIDEDEKLISICITATSTDKPAFVKLIKKYPVLGVNGCNNNCVGHILKTKGVDIVGDIDVLSELNDVHCHPKNVARLDEVGEEAVDIIKNKIYEKIRNLD; encoded by the coding sequence ATGGTAGAAGAAAAAATTTCACTAGCTGCATGTAATGGTATGAGTGCTACAGGTCTTATTTCAAGAGTGGCTGTAGCTGATTTAATTGATGAAGATGAAAAGTTAATTTCAATTTGTATTACAGCTACTTCAACTGATAAACCTGCTTTTGTAAAGTTAATTAAAAAATATCCTGTTTTGGGTGTAAATGGATGTAACAATAATTGTGTTGGTCATATCCTTAAAACAAAAGGTGTTGATATTGTTGGGGATATTGATGTGCTTTCTGAGTTAAATGATGTGCACTGTCATCCGAAAAATGTTGCAAGATTGGATGAAGTTGGTGAAGAAGCAGTTGATATAATTAAAAATAAAATTTATGAAAAAATTAGAAACCTAGATTAA
- a CDS encoding acetolactate synthase large subunit: MRGGEAIIQSLKNMGVDTIFGYPGGQVIPFYDMLYDMDMKHILVRHEQCAAHAADGFARASGKVGVCLATSGPGATNLVTGIATAYMDSSPIVAITGQVPTHLIGNDAFQEADIIGITMPITKHSFQPKDADLIPSLIKSSFEIASSGRPGPIVIDVPKEVQEAELTGFDDSLMPTPGYNPTIKGNIKQIKKAKELIKEAKKPIILVGNGVIISGACKELNELAHLISAPVMTSLLGKGAIDETDDLALGMLGMHGRKVANDSINDSDLIIAIGIRFSDRTTGRLDSFAPNSKVIHIDIDPAEIGKNVDVDLPIVGDAKHVLSTLLSLLKDYTAADSVKQWANLLHEHKHEFYPRVSYDNVPLMPQSVIKEISQALNEDSILVTDVGQNQMWAAHFYDVQKPRKFISSGGLGTMGFGLPAAIGAKVACPEDPVLAITGDGGFLMVCQELATIKEYDIPVIATVFENRTLGMVYQWQNLLYNERYSQTLLGNTPDFVKLAESFGINAERITKPGETEDAVKRAIKDNEAILLDIIVDESECLPMVPPGAGIDEMLGEYKLERDV; this comes from the coding sequence ATGAGAGGCGGAGAAGCAATTATACAATCCCTAAAGAATATGGGAGTAGACACAATATTTGGTTATCCTGGTGGGCAGGTTATACCATTTTACGACATGTTATATGACATGGACATGAAGCATATTTTAGTAAGACATGAACAATGTGCAGCTCATGCTGCTGATGGTTTTGCAAGAGCTTCTGGTAAAGTGGGTGTTTGTTTGGCTACTTCTGGTCCTGGTGCTACAAATCTTGTAACTGGTATTGCTACTGCATATATGGATTCCTCTCCTATTGTTGCGATTACTGGACAGGTACCAACTCATCTTATTGGTAATGATGCTTTCCAAGAAGCTGATATTATTGGTATTACTATGCCTATTACTAAGCATAGTTTCCAGCCAAAAGATGCAGATTTAATTCCATCTTTAATCAAGTCTAGTTTTGAGATAGCTAGCAGTGGACGTCCGGGACCTATTGTAATTGATGTTCCTAAAGAAGTTCAAGAAGCAGAGCTTACCGGATTCGATGATTCATTAATGCCAACTCCAGGTTATAATCCAACTATTAAAGGAAATATTAAACAAATTAAAAAGGCTAAAGAGTTAATAAAAGAAGCTAAAAAACCTATTATTCTTGTAGGTAATGGAGTGATCATTTCTGGAGCATGCAAAGAACTTAATGAACTTGCTCATTTAATCAGCGCACCGGTTATGACTTCTTTACTTGGAAAAGGAGCTATTGATGAAACTGATGATCTTGCATTAGGTATGCTTGGTATGCATGGAAGGAAAGTAGCTAATGATTCAATTAATGATTCTGATTTAATTATAGCTATTGGAATAAGATTCTCTGATAGGACTACTGGAAGACTTGATTCTTTTGCTCCAAATTCAAAAGTTATTCATATTGATATTGATCCAGCAGAAATTGGAAAAAATGTAGATGTTGATTTACCAATTGTAGGTGATGCAAAACATGTTTTATCTACATTATTAAGTCTTTTAAAAGATTATACTGCTGCAGATTCTGTAAAACAATGGGCTAATTTACTTCATGAGCATAAACATGAATTTTATCCAAGAGTTAGTTATGATAATGTTCCATTAATGCCACAGTCTGTTATTAAAGAGATTAGTCAGGCTTTAAATGAAGATTCAATACTTGTTACTGATGTAGGTCAAAATCAGATGTGGGCTGCTCATTTTTATGATGTTCAAAAACCACGTAAATTCATATCCTCAGGAGGTCTTGGAACTATGGGATTTGGTTTACCTGCAGCTATTGGTGCTAAAGTTGCATGTCCTGAAGACCCAGTATTAGCTATAACTGGTGATGGTGGATTTTTAATGGTTTGTCAAGAACTAGCTACTATTAAAGAATATGATATTCCAGTTATTGCAACTGTATTTGAAAACAGGACTCTTGGAATGGTTTATCAATGGCAAAACCTTTTATACAATGAAAGATATTCTCAAACTCTATTGGGAAATACTCCTGACTTTGTTAAACTTGCAGAAAGTTTTGGTATTAATGCTGAAAGAATTACTAAACCTGGGGAAACTGAAGATGCTGTTAAAAGAGCAATTAAAGATAATGAAGCTATACTTTTAGATATTATTGTAGATGAATCAGAATGTTTACCAATGGTTCCTCCAGGGGCAGGAATTGATGAAATGCTTGGTGAATATAAACTTGAAAGGGATGTATAG
- the ilvN gene encoding acetolactate synthase small subunit, whose protein sequence is MSNEYHVISTLVEHKPGVLQKVSGLFTRRGFNIESITVGESEVEGLARMVIVANADEKILEQVIKQLNKLVDVIKVKDISKNAVHRELCLIKVNIPNAKARSEIMQYVNIFRAKIIDVSEETFIIEVTGDLKKIDALLSLLKGYGIKQLARTGLTAMSRGI, encoded by the coding sequence ATGTCAAATGAATATCATGTAATAAGTACCTTGGTTGAACATAAACCTGGTGTTTTACAGAAAGTATCTGGCCTATTTACAAGAAGAGGATTTAACATTGAGAGTATTACTGTTGGTGAATCTGAAGTTGAAGGATTAGCACGTATGGTTATTGTTGCCAATGCCGATGAAAAGATTCTTGAACAAGTTATAAAACAATTAAACAAATTAGTTGATGTAATTAAAGTTAAAGATATATCAAAAAATGCTGTTCATAGAGAATTATGTCTAATTAAAGTTAACATTCCTAATGCAAAAGCAAGATCAGAAATTATGCAATATGTAAACATATTTAGGGCTAAAATCATTGATGTTTCTGAAGAAACTTTTATTATTGAAGTTACTGGAGATTTAAAGAAAATTGATGCATTATTATCTCTTTTAAAAGGATATGGAATAAAACAGCTTGCACGTACTGGTCTTACTGCTATGTCAAGAGGAATCTAA
- a CDS encoding beta-class carbonic anhydrase: MMLDEILENNKKFVEEFEGEKLSHHPQKKLAILTCMDCRLTGFLEPALGIGRGDAKIIKNAGNNIVDEDAIRSIAAAIFNLGAEEVMVIGHTDCGMAGSDAKKLEKTMLERGIPQEEIDKYDLKSWIGGFKDEKENVLDNVDKIKNHPLIPNDVPIHGLMIDIVSGELEIVSDDR; this comes from the coding sequence ATGATGTTAGATGAAATTTTGGAGAATAATAAAAAGTTTGTTGAAGAATTTGAAGGTGAGAAATTATCTCACCATCCTCAAAAGAAGCTAGCTATCTTAACTTGTATGGATTGCAGATTAACTGGATTTTTAGAACCTGCACTTGGTATTGGTAGGGGTGATGCTAAAATCATTAAAAATGCAGGAAATAACATAGTTGATGAAGATGCTATTAGATCAATTGCAGCAGCTATTTTCAATTTAGGCGCTGAAGAAGTAATGGTTATTGGTCATACTGATTGTGGAATGGCTGGTTCTGATGCTAAAAAATTAGAAAAAACCATGCTTGAAAGGGGAATTCCTCAAGAAGAGATTGATAAATATGATTTAAAATCTTGGATTGGTGGATTTAAAGATGAAAAGGAAAATGTATTAGATAATGTGGATAAAATTAAAAATCATCCTTTAATTCCTAATGATGTTCCTATTCATGGGCTTATGATTGATATTGTAAGTGGAGAACTTGAAATAGTTTCTGATGATAGATAA